A segment of the Necator americanus strain Aroian chromosome IV, whole genome shotgun sequence genome:
aattcaTCTTGTTTTATAATGAATCAAAGAAACAATGAGAGCCACCCACACGACGGCGTAGAAGTTCCTAACAGATTAAAAGTTTCCTTTgcgatcaataaataaaacaaatatgaacACGAAATAAATGTCATGATGATGGCTACTAAAAAATCACAAGGCTCCACGTTTTAATAATTTGTGAACAAACATTAGTCTCATatcccttttttcaaaaaaaaaaaaaaagatccgcCAACAGATGTATTTATTCTGAAAAGGACGTCAGCCGTTAACTTAGTCTTGAGTGCAACAGTGCACAGCAGCTGTTTAAACTTAAGCAAAGAATTTGGCGGTGAAGTTGCtagcagaagaaaagaaaaggcggactttttttattgaacacAAAACAAGCTTACACAAATACTTTGATAAGAAGTAGCAAAGCAACGTCGGAACGTCACTTCCTGGATTTCGAACGGATAAAACTACAGGTGAATTAGAGCCGCTCTTcttaaaaacttcaaaatgtgGCATTTTCTCTCTATTGAAGCAACAGGTTATAAAACcctagaaaatgaagagagatgCATGGAATATGAATGGCGTGAGTCTAAAATAATGGCAAGAACATTCAGTTATCTGAATTTTTTCGTCTTTGCCTTAAGGAGAAAGTCCTTTCTGTTAGTCTGTCACTCAGGGAACACGTCACTGCGTTCATCGTCAATTTAGAAGCGCAAAAATTTGTCATACCTGTGCAGTCCAAACATTAAATCCTAAATAAGGATTTACTTGAGTGGATTTATTTATCTGCAGAAGGCGAGGAGCTACCGATCTAGTCAATGTCTTTATCCACAGCTGAAGGTTGGTTTGCctgggtggtttcgaaccaccgaccTCACAGATGCTGTGAGGATCTCTTAACACTGTGCCACACCGTTTTtgcatattattattttgaaaattttgttttttattttattttattttcttacttttatttttatattattttaaaaactcCTATACTTCTTGGAAAGGTCTGTACTAATTCCTtgttatttttcctatttcggTCAGAATTGATCTGtgaaagaaagtagaaaatagagtcaatatataaaatatataggCATATACTGTAGCAAAGTAAAgcaattaggaaaattttatgtaaaattaagaaaaaaccaattttCAAGTCCAGAAATATATTTCTCTAGAATATTGATTTGTTTGCGTTcgtgttttgaaaaaatctttggaTTTCCTCTCTTTCATTACTTCCGcatcatttattttaaatttcagtgCGATGTTTTTGTGATTAGTACGTCGTGCTAATTAATggattgtttttcttatttcgtcCAAACAACTATGTTTTTGACAACGAccttttgcaaagaaaagtaCGGGAAATTTAATAAACACTCATTACcttgttcattcattcctatCTCTTTGCACTTTGTAAATCGGCAACTCCGGCAAATTCGTTTTGCATGAGCACCTGAACGAACGTCTATCGGCACCGATTCGACGAAGCGTCACTGAATCATAAGTCACATAATCGCTACGTAATACCTTTAACGAGGAGGcacttattttgaaatttacatTTAGGTTGTGTTCCTTGCAATACGACCTGGAAAATTTAATCttcttcatgaaaaagatACCCTTGCCGGTTGCTAGCGACGTTTCTTACCCttcgaaaaaatgttttgcatCCAAGACATGCTGTTACCCCATAGTGATGTCCCGTATTTGAGGCCCTTCCACACACCAGGCACACCATTGGCTTCAATTCCATATCTGCCACTGAACGAAGATCAATTATGAGGAGAAATCTCATATTCACCTTGGTTATTTTGCACCTCTGCCGTGTAAGAACAGCGTCTCCCCTTCGCTGAACGTCATCACGACGAGCAGTGACCTCTGAAAATAACACGAATCAGCATGGTTACGGATGGTTACGGTAGTGACGATCGCTGAAAATTAGTGGATGTGCGTATAAAGATAATGGAGAGGTAGGACACGTTCTCTTCctcagaaaaagagagaaagaaccTTTTGGCAAATAAAAGATATGTGAGAcgtaaaaagaaggaagaaccaTTTCAAAGGAGAAATCATGAAAACAGCAGGTGATGACGCAGATTTTCGTAATATTCTCATTTTACAGAGGTGGTGATGGAATTTGAGCACAAGTACTTTGTAGAAGTTggataaaacacaaaaatataaaatggttagaaaaatttagttcgaactaaaattttcttcaaagaaggATGTGATATGTTCGAATACATACGCTACTTATTCCTGAAATTTATAACTTTTTAGAAGCAGGTTTCTCGGGGAAATTTCTtcggtttttgaaaaaatggttaCTGTGCTCTTATCATTAGTTACTACGGTTAGTCTACCTGCTAAGATCATAGAAAGTTTAGCGACCACAATTTCTTGATGGTAGTTGacattatttatctatttattttttgaagacatCTATAGGTGTGCCAttaaacagaaacaagaaaaaacagagcTCAGTACAATTTTGCCTAAGTTTTATACAGGATTAGCTGCACGAAATCGTTGTTAGTTTCAATTCGGAGAAATACCTTGTGTGAGGAGACGACCCTCGAAGCAGTAACAATGAGCCTTTTCAGCTATCGTAAACCATTAAATAATAGAAAGTAATAAAAGAGTGCAATTGTGAAGCATTGATTTTGCAAAAAGCACTCAATTTGTCCCGTTAATCTACAGTCTAGCGACAGattcataaataaaatttttagctttgataaaaaaaaataaatggtgtAACATAGCAGAACACAATAGAGAAAGCTGATCTTAtcattgagaaataaaaattacaaggaaacaaaaatagcgttcctcttttttccacgaagaaaaaagaagtccaGAAGAAGCATGTCAATATGTGTGCAGAGAAAGAAGCAATTGAATGAGAGCCATCAGTGTGCCTCGGCGACGATCTCTCCCGGACGGACGTTCACGTGAATCTCTGGCGACCAATCACAACACGTACTGATAATTTTCCAAacgaaaaaatcataaaaagatATCAAAACCGGCTAGAAttatcttcaaatttctctaTACTACAAGTATTTGATTTGGGAAATATAGAAATCCGCTCATGACGAATTACGGATGGATAAGCTTGTGCAACTACATAGTCctataaaatgaaaacttcaGGAAGAGTTCTCTCTCTtccaaaataatacaaaataatataaaataaacgaaaataagaaagaaaactggacaCACATGGTCACAATACTTTCAAACGTAACAGTGTAACAATGATAACGTAATGCTACGCGaaaccagagaaaaaaagatgaaggcaGAGAAATTGAACTTAGCAGAGAAAATTCgcatggaaattttgaaatttctcaaattaatGATTGTGAACATCTGTGTAGACACGAGAATTCCATACAGAATCATTTTAAGAGTTGTTGACTTTAATTTCCGAATAGTGCATCCAAATATCGAATCCATCACAGTTACAATAAAAGCGATAATAGCGTAATTTAACCGTAAACACTGCAACAACGTGCCCACTTTTTCATCGAAAACGAAAGCGGGGGTTTTATCCAATGTTGAAATAAATACAGAATTTCGGATTTATAGCACCGTTTAATGATGAATGATCTCTGATGTattccattttgcaaaaaacaaaaatatttctggaaatctcTACAGTTGGAGCTCGTCAGCAAtcaaaatagaagagaaagagaacgccaaaaaagagaattaaagGGGGGACGGACAGAAAGCAATGATATTTGAGCGGGCGAGCGGTCAGTTCCCTTATAGCAACCGTTGTGACTTGTAGTTCTGCTCCGTGGTGGACAGTTACGTTACCAGATCCAGGAAATGAGGTAGGCACAGGTCGATGTGTTGTcttttgagtttgcttactgTTTCAATGGTTTCTATGGGATGGCTTTAAATTTCCAGGCTCTGTCTAAGGCGATAACACGGAAATGCTAGCTGTTaaaaaagatcaataccaatttctgctacagctcaaggaaatcaatgaaaatgacAACAACTTTAAAAATGTGTAATGGTAGTAGGAGAAGTACTCTATATCCTCCTTCTTTTCCCTCTCACtcctttttccttatttagAATTTATCGTTACATCTACAGTACCGTTGCCGCGATCAAGATGAAACCGTGGACGCTTTCGGCGGATCGCAATCCATCGCACAACGAAAAGAAGATTAACGTTcaagtttcgaaaaatttgaagaacattcaaatAGATTTCCGCACGATAAAAGGTCAGTAATGAGTCAAGAAGAGAGGCcagggaatttctttttttgtggtgaagaaacaaaatccagCAGCTGTACGATGTGAGAATGGACAACCTGAGAAGAGTTTCCAATAGAGATTGTGTGCTTAGAGTTGCACTTTAGAGGTGAACGGCTGGTGCCAACGAAATCGATCGAAACTGGATCCACTGACTCGCACACTCTTCTCGCAGCGATTGAAAATGTGATTGTGGCAAGTAATTTTCGATGATTTCAccacaggaagaaaaaaacatctatttCCCGTCGAGcatctttatttttgcattaGGAGGACTGATTTGGAAAGCGCTGGGTAGTCCTACGAATGGAAGTCAATCACAGCAACTTCCCGAAAGGTATACCCCTAACGGAGATCAAACCGTCTCACTCTCGCGTAAGTTATCGACCAACGATAGTTCTGCGCAACAAGCCGCAACAAGCGCGGATTTCCTGATCTTAATGAGGTCCAATAGTAGGATATCGAAGCAGATTCTATCCtgataaaattgttttttcccCAATCCAACGTGACTTTCAGAAAACTATCAAAGTGCAGGTACTCTGATTGTAACTATTcagagaaacaaagaaatttctcagtCAATTCCTTCATGCTCTTCTATGTGATCGTCGGCCGCATCCTCGAGATTTAATGCCAACAGCTGCTGTAAAGTGTTGTTTGGTTTCATCTCACAAATTCCTATAAATCTCCAAAGGTTTTCCAGGAATAATCCCAACTTATCAGCTAGCAATTTCGGGAACAATCTATGAGGATATGTACGAGCGAAGACTATTTGATAAGAATGAGAAACAAAGATTAGAAAATCAAGCCAACAGAAAACGTTTCATTCTCCAGCATTCTCTGGAAGTAAGTTTTGTGCCAAGACGACTTTCCATTGCATCAAAGAAGGATAGTGAAGAATGTCTCCTGACTAGAAATTAACAGTTTTCTGACGGGATCTTTGGAGaataagaaaaggaagaatttctcacattttgtTCTCATGTTGATCATCATCTTGAAAAAACACTCTGACAGGATTTTTACATAGATGGAGGAAAACGCGAAacacaaaaatgtaaaaacaaaatcctGGAAATTGTTGTAGAGcttgtgaaaaatttccaggaagaGATAAGAATATCAGAAAGCTTAGATGTTTGGTGACTTTCCTTTCCATCTACGTTTCGTATCGGATGTGTCTGAGAACCAATGGAAAATAATGCATATCtaagattggaaaaaaattgtcgagGAGGGAAATAATTATTTCCAGTCTATTGATTCCTAATCTTAGACTCTTCAGATAACGATTTCCTCTCGAAAATCTTCTTTCAGGAATAATTCTTCTGCAAGTGTCATTTGTTGTTAAAATACTGCTGATAGTGCTCTACTGATAGCAAGAACTGAGACCATATCCTCTTAATGTCGTTGAACGTCAGTGAGCTTGAACATAACACCAAACAATCGTGGATTTGTATTATTGCTTGCCAtgtacttcaaaaaagaattttgaaagataTTCCCTCCCAAAAATATCACAGGAGAGCAACGATAGAGCAGATCTGCTGAGTTAAATAACCGCTAACAATAACTGTTTTCGAGGAGAGAAAGTTGAGAGAAAAgaatatatgattttttttaattttttttttttgaaaatttcttgtgaACCGACAATCACACACAACTattgaaaatattagaaaCTCTAAACAATTActgaatttgagaaaaatgcgtACATCTCGCCAACTCTTACTTAGGTCATCTGACATTGTTGATGTCAAACTTTGGTTGGAACCTACTAATTGCCCGCTGTCCTCAACCAGGATCAATGTATTTTACCTTCACTACCGTAGTCCATCGCAATACACGATAGACAGGCATGTTTTCGTTGCATCTGAAACATTTTATGAAACTGGTTATCTCTGCCTTTACTAGACACACAATTCACCCTCAtcgagcgaaaaaaagtacatCAATAATGGCAGGACGTGTGCAACGATGACGATGCAGTGCGATCGTAGCGGATACGCAGTCATTGAACACAAAAAGACAGCGCGTTGAACCTGGAGATGAGGTGTGATGAACAGAGCACAGTTAGCAGCAGAAACTCAGAGCGTATGGCAAGGGCAATCCAACACAAAAGGACACATCGAAGACACGTGAACGTCTGCGCCGCGTGACGCAACGATTCCAACATCAGTCCGGAAAAATCGTTGACTTCGTTTCCTATGCGAATGGACAGAGGTTCGAAATAATACGTAATTAATGAATATTCGGATGAATTGGTGAGAGAAGTGAGATGGGACCTAAGTGGATCACTGCAGATCAATTCGCCTCTGTTAACGCAACGATTTCTGCACGATATTTCAGCGATTTCACGTGCGTGCAGCTGTGCGAACAATAATTAACTAAAATATTCAGTTTTTGAAGAGGTATCAAGAGTTCAACATCAGTAGGGAAACGTCTGGCTCGTCTAAAATGTTCTCCTGGATATGGAATCATAATTGCTAAGAATAAGCATTGCTCCCCGAAAGAATTGGAGTTTCTATTACTTCTAGAGACAAAAGACGAAAATAGCTGCTTTCGAAATTGATTGGAAGAATTAAGAgctcaaaattattttagaacgagaaaaaaggaatttatcTTAATTTAGTGCAAGTTTGTATTTTTACAGTGATGATACATGAATTGAATTTTGGGAAAATCATAGAAAGATCTAAGCAGCAGTAACACAACGGCTACACATtgcactgaagaaaaaaaaagaacgtccACCAAACGTCACAAAAGCGGTCCATCTCAAGTTCAGTTCCGCAAATGCGATTATTCATTAACGCCGCCCCGTTTCCCACCCATAGCACCCGAAACATCTACAGTAACCCAAGGTGGAAAACACGGTACGGTATATCAACACAGTCGCGGCGGGGCTGATGTCGCACTTCGTGTGCCCTTTGCCCGCATGTCTTTTCGTCGATTCGTATCGGAAGATGAAATGAGGGGGGAACTGGCGGATAATTCACACAATGAAAACTGTtcagaaagttgaaaaaatgtaaaaattataCCATTTGTTATGCAGTAATTGTGAAGGtatactttaaaaaacactATTGATTTTAAGATGACCGAAAATAAACTGCAGATAGGATCAACCgcgtaaaattaaataaaatattttagaataaCAACAGTCGATACCATGTTTGTTCTGTAGCGTAACATGTCGTTCATTTATGCTATGACTCCCTCTGCGTCtaaggaaaaatttgattttaccCAACGAATTAGGATACACTTCTTGAATATCAGAAATGCAACATTTACACGGCTCACTGAGAAAATCCCAACTGAAAGcgataagagaaaaagaagtgataTTCGATCAATATCTCTCGAAATTCGTTTATTTCTCCAAGTAAGGAGTCTTCTTATAGTCTCCATACTTGTTTTTCCCAACTTTTATTCGACCAAAATTCCATTTATTGGACGATGTAATGTGCAGTATCGAGAAATGTTGCAGACGAATGTAAACAACGTCTTCTTTTTCCAACCAACATAACCGCCCATCAGTCAAATTAAACAACGCATGGTTATGGAACTTTTGAGATCCGTGTCCTGTTACCACAAAAAGCAAAACTGATCGATAGTTCATTGACAGGGTATAGCttagaaatgtgaaaacatCAGGTGGGGCCGTTTACCAGACCTCACTCTTCTCATCCGAACATCTAATTGGATCTGACGATTACGAATGACCGTAGAGGCCctctctttcaaaattcacCTAAATTTTTGTTGCAGACTAAAAAGAGTTTTGAGCGGTGTTTGGGAGTCAACGCTCCTATAGTTATCGACAGAACGAAGCGAAAGACTAGTATCGATCTGTATACAGCGagaattttattaaatatgCAAAACTTTCAACACTCTTTAGCGAGTTAGTTTAGTGTTAGTTTTTGTAAGAGGTAGTTAATCTTTGATCTCGttgcttttcattttaaaaaatggaaagaactgAAACCAGTAATAAAAAGCGCTTCTCGTTCTCGTTCTTGGCTTCGCTAATGAGGgtagaaaactttaaaataagCCAGTACTGGATGCAATAAACAACTATTTAAATTCGTGGTGAGCTAGGTATGCGTTATTCTCCATTAGGATCTACACTCAGCGAATTCAGACTGCTCAATTGCTGCaaaatgcaaatttcttcAACTACAGTACATAGTTATTTCACTTCTGCGCAGAACACGAAAGAACTGCGATCAATAAAATTCCTAAAACGCAGCTCCAGGAGAAAATGTTTCTTCGTTCCGAACCTTTTTAACTGAGCTAGGTGAAGCTTAGTTctagaatttagaaaaatgttctgaagagattttcctttattttctggaaagaattttttgcCAGTGAACTTGCTTTCGTTCAACCTGTGGAAACTTATTGAATCATGCCATTTTGCCAAACACATACAATTTTGAGCAATCAGTTCATGGAATACAGAAACGGGAGTTGCAAATATAGGAGAAACAAGCGCTAACTCCtctttaaaaactaaaaattggaTTTTGAGTTCACTGAAAGGAAGAACATCTAGAATCAGAACATATTAAACTACCTGATGCTAACGAAACATACatggattggaaaaaaagcaaggggtttttctatttcaactGAGTTTTATTAAGAATATTCAGCAATGCACAGAATAGAATTAGGATCCACACTCGAACGTCCTGGTTAAGACAGCTAAACAATCTGCActtttcacaacaaaaaaacaggCATCTGCGAacggaaaattttggaaacaaaaagataGCTGGAAATTTAAAAGCAATTTTAACGAATTTGTCTTAtcttttaacaattttaacggtTTACTTAAGCTTTTTTAGATGAAGTGCTCATGTAGCGATTCTTAAAAGGTTCCGCTGTTACAGCAGGTCGTCAGTTCGAAACTGCGTactgcaaaccaagcctttcatccctctggggtcgataaattggttccaggCTTGTTTAAGAGGATAAAGCACTAACTCGACAGATCGCTGTCGCTAATCATTGTAGCCGGATacgtgttcataaacctcatttctgaattgaatttgaacGCGTTGTCGGATTAATTACCGTAGCACAGTTTATCCATAAAGAGGCATGGGttgaaaaaatcacacaaaaatCCATCATTACAACACAATGGTTTCAATAACGTGCAATCCTATGAAATAAGTgaatacttcaaaaaatatgctGACAAAAAATGTACTAACAAAAACTATCCCTCTActataacataataataaacaacgacgtaaaaatgttgtttattgtgttgttgttggcGACGGCGATTCAGGAAGTGCCAAAAGGAACTAAATGGAATGCTAAATATAGTAGCAAGAGAATTCTGtcacaattgttttttttaatgacaaaTCGCTGAATCCTAACCTTAGCTGCGTCCGACTGTACTTTCATAAATTATACAATGTACTGTAGTGTGCATTTAATCCCTCAGATAAATAGGGGATTGTTGAGACGCTGAGAGGGGTGAACGAATATGGGGAGAtataagagagaaaaaatattggtaTTATTGTAGGCTTATGGTAGGTCTAGAAAGAGAGAGCGAGAGAGTAGGAGAGAGATATTGGGACAAAGAATGGGACAGAGAGTGGGACAGAGAGTTGGAGACGAATCCGTCCCTTAACGATAGCCGATTACAATAGTAGTACTTATAATGATTTTGAAACAAGCGCGGCTATTACAGTACTTTTATGCTTCAAAGAGGactatgatttttcttttcagaaaatgatACGCTCAATTTCGCTTTGTATTTATGCAAAAACGCTATTTCATGATCTACGCCATATACGATGGATCAACAGAGACTAACAGGATACCGGTGTCTAGTGTGAATGGGACCTAATTACAGTTTTGCTCAAAACAATGATTCAAATTCAAGAGCCAAGTCTGGAACAGTTCAACAAtggaaagtaaatgagcttaGTGTCCTCTGTAAAATGGATCCAAGTTATCTTCCCTTGAATTTCTttacaaattaaataatatgTTATCGGCAGCTCTCAGTGGTAATTACAAGGAAAAGGGGATCATTGATCTGCTCCAGCTTCGCCGAATATGGTCAGCGGGTATCCGCTTgagatttcaacatttttcacttATCCTGGTGGAATTTTAGAGCACAATTCACAAATTCTTCACTCCAGGGTATGATCGAATCCAGCGAGATAGAATTACTTCTGGATTTACTTTCATTCATGTTTTCCTGTTGggcaagaaaaattttggcaAAACCTTATTTGGGGCCTGAAGTTTCGACAACCTTTTCGTCGTCAAAGGTCTGTCTAGCCAACTAGCGGAGCTGCTGAACCCGCGCCTTCTTACGGATAGTCTGTCATCCGAGATGAACGATCCATTCAACAGTGATTACATCACATTCGTCTTCAGCGACAATCTCTACGAAGGGGGTGGTTCGTCAGCCCCGCAATTCGGTGAGACTGGCCTTTGATAAAGTCGGGATCGTCGAAACGCTACTTCGCCAATAACGTTTTACCAAAATCTCTCTGGCCCAGCtggaaaacataaatccagtTCACAACGCCGACGTTTcgagaagagaggacttggaaattattttcaaacaattataATTACATCACAAGTTCTTATTTCTAATTATCCCGTTGAAAGAAATCCATTTGCGCTGTTTTCAACACCAAATTGACCAAAAGGACGGAAAACATTTCCTTGTTCCTGTACATTGTTTTGAATCGATCGAATAAAATCTTTCTGGAGATATTAGATAATTTCATAGCTAATAAATGCATGACTGCCAGAGACTTGCAATTAACTGCCCCATATCGACCACAATCGAAGAAGTGTGggaaaatctaagaaaaaataacatcgCTAATGGATGTGACAATGGGACCACAAATGATGTCTGTTATTGCTGCTTCAACTACTGCTCTCCTCACACCAAggattttgagaatttttcgtGTCATTTTTCATCGTAGGAGTCACAGGACATTGCTTATTGCATGAATTTTGCGGTAAATCCCTCATCTCTCTCGCTATTTGTCTGCTGCTGGCTGATTCTTACTCAACTTTTCCCTTCgaattttcattcacttttttttagaaggtgACAATGTTATGTGCGAACACTACGATGCGTTCATCGAGCCCGAAGGGAAGAAGCGCATggttgcactagggcggtttcgaaccatcaattgTGCAGTcgcagtggaacctcttagcAATTGCGCAACACCCGCGAATaaggagaaataaataaaatataaatgtagaACATGAACATGAGGCATAAAGagtagcaataaataaataaactacatGATCCATCACTTCTAACCAGGACTCAGCCTGACCCATAGTTATGAGAAGATTTCTAATAAGatgaaaggaagagaagagtGTTAAGCCATGGAAGtcctgaataaaaatattccatccatttcataACTAGCAGAAtagatatttttattaatagCAACACGAATTTAATATTGCAATTAGCAAAAATATGTAGGTATTCACAAAAAGAGTTTCCTATGAAAGAATGCCAGAAACAATTTACCAAACAAAGCAAATACAACCGAACTGCTGACAGCTCATCAATCCcaaatggaatggaaaaatatcACACTGAACGTTCCAGGTACATTGGAAAAATCAGGAAGTTTTCCTGTTTACTGACTTCTTCCAAGAAACGTTTATTCAACTGGCATTTTTGGTCGCCCTTCGCACGAAAATTACTCGCCATTGCTAAGAACATATCGTGAGTGGTAGGATACTTTCCTAGGACCGAAATCACGTGAATGGTTCCGCAAAGccctcattaaaaaaaactgaacgtCTCTTTCTCTCCTGTGAACTTGACTGTAGTTTACCTAACGGCGCTGAGCTCTGTATGTACCCTGTATTTTCGTTACTTTCGAAGTTCATAGGAACATAAAATTACCGATcctaaaaggttttttttttctaggaacatCACCTTAAATCGTCGAATGCAGAGAGCAAGGTTCTGGTTTCTTATTGAAATCTCTCAACAACGTACGTTGTTATGTGCGTTCTTACGTACATGGAGCGTAAAATAAAGACAAATGATTGGCTTTTCACGGTTCACCAAGTCCATGGAATAATAACTGTTATCCTTAATTCTCAAAGTTTTCTAAgtttgttttatgttttataaattttcacaaaaactttTAGTCTAGCCCACTGACAGAGATTAAACAGAAGAGAATTGTGGTTGAtgagaaaatcattttttatcgCGAACGGCATTCATTATATCTGGATTAATTGATAAGATCGGTAGGTTTCGATGACctttcattcaaaaagaagcaaataaaaCGAAAGGGCGCTTGTTGAGAGCAGATAGGATACCGaagttttcttaaaataaaacaatcgaGCACAAATCCGATAATAAGCCTTCAAATACGTAAGTCATTCAAAAATAGATGTGATTTTCACATAAGGAGAAGAACACGGTTGTTCTAAGAAAGTATCCATCAAAGCTAGGCCaacgaaaatagaaaattgtcTTTAAGGGTCCTTGGAGCGCTGGAAAAGATTCGAAAAAATGCATTTTCATGATGAggaagttgaaaaattgaacgGTTGAAGGTTTCAAATGTTATTGGTATACAACACGAGCGACCAGCCACGAGAAGTGCGAAAGTGCAGCAGTCGGCGACCGCACGTACCGCGATCATCGGCCCCTGCCGCTCTTCATCCCTAACCCCCTCTGGTGTCCTTGTTGTTCCGTTGCCGACGAGTAGATGCACTAAAAGGACACAGGTGCATAACAAGATTCCCGGACAAACACGTGCGCACATTGCGTCGCAGCGACTTCGACGGAACCTACCCTCGCAGCCATCGCAGCTTCCATCCCTTACGTCCTTGTACTTCTTGATTCCAGACTTATCAGCACAGGAACAAGATACACATATTCTACATAATATAGATCTTCGTTCATTGGGAATCACAATTCCAGTCAtgaataatagtagtaatagtcCTTTCGCGCGAGAACTTTTACCAGCAGAAAGGGGTGGGCAGCCCTTTAATCACGCTTCCAAAATCAACGAgcgggttaaaggcatcaccccacgaatctgaggtggtacggatttcaggtgtagtttttgtatacgagatgggagactatggagaggcgggtgattccgtccatttcttcctaatcgccgcaaaaaacggcccggaagatacggcttcaggcgttttggcgcactattttgtacaaggagttcgactggagccttgtgcggcgccgcatcttccgggccgttttttacggcaattaggaagaaatggacggaatcgccctactctccatagtctcccatcccgtatacgaatactccacct
Coding sequences within it:
- a CDS encoding hypothetical protein (NECATOR_CHRIV.G14305.T1), with product MNDPFNSDYITFVFSDNLYEGGGSSAPQFEGDNVMCEHYDAFIEPEGKKRMVALGRYIGKIRKFSCLLTSSKKRLFNWHFWSPFARKLLAIAKNISNITLNRRMQRARFWFLIEISQQL
- a CDS encoding hypothetical protein (NECATOR_CHRIV.G14306.T1), which translates into the protein MEAAMAARVVHLLVGNGTTRTPEGVRDEERQGPMIAVRAVADCCTFALLVAGRSCCIPITFETFNRSIFQLPHHENAFFRIFSSAPRTLKDNFLFSLA